One genomic segment of Vagococcus intermedius includes these proteins:
- the spxA gene encoding transcriptional regulator SpxA translates to MLTLYTSPSCTSCRKARAWLVEQEIPFKERNIFSEPLDLTELKDILRMTEDGTEEIISTRSKVFQKLDMDFDDLSLPELLKLVQENPGLLRRPIMIDEKRLQVGFNEDEIRRFLPREVRALELRQAQLMAGL, encoded by the coding sequence ATGCTAACATTATATACTTCACCAAGCTGCACATCTTGCCGTAAAGCGCGCGCGTGGTTAGTAGAGCAAGAAATCCCATTTAAGGAACGTAATATCTTTTCAGAACCTTTGGATTTAACTGAATTAAAAGATATTTTACGAATGACAGAGGATGGTACTGAAGAAATTATTTCAACACGTTCGAAAGTTTTCCAAAAATTAGATATGGATTTCGATGATTTGTCACTACCAGAATTATTGAAATTAGTTCAAGAAAATCCTGGTTTGTTACGTCGTCCTATTATGATTGATGAAAAACGTCTTCAAGTTGGATTCAATGAGGATGAGATTCGTCGATTCTTACCAAGAGAAGTTCGGGCATTAGAATTACGCCAAGCGCAGTTAATGGCAGGCTTATAG
- a CDS encoding adaptor protein MecA — protein MEMERINENTIRVLIENEDLEARGITFLDLLGNHKQIESFFYSILEEVDIDEQFQETDAVTFQVLPNRNGLELFISKNVLVDGENDFPEIGEILNQDNFSDFIKSQIGEGLPISEPNLDEGSLVARSGEKSTEKEETEDGVLAPTTIETVVRLASFEDLIVLAHRAKFENMTSDLYRMSGEGDVYYLHLTFDLEEMTEEQVYDELGLVLEFAALVTLTPEVLEEYGQLVMERSALEQTKHYFKK, from the coding sequence ATGGAAATGGAACGCATTAATGAAAATACAATCCGAGTGTTGATTGAAAATGAAGATTTAGAAGCACGAGGGATTACTTTTTTAGATTTATTAGGTAATCACAAGCAAATTGAAAGTTTCTTTTATAGTATTCTAGAAGAGGTCGATATTGATGAGCAGTTCCAAGAGACAGATGCTGTCACTTTTCAGGTGCTACCAAATCGGAATGGGTTAGAGTTATTTATTAGTAAAAATGTGTTGGTAGATGGTGAAAATGATTTTCCAGAAATTGGAGAAATTTTAAATCAGGACAATTTTAGTGATTTTATCAAGAGTCAAATAGGGGAAGGTTTGCCGATTTCTGAGCCTAATTTAGACGAAGGCTCATTAGTTGCTAGAAGTGGCGAGAAGTCTACTGAAAAGGAAGAAACAGAGGATGGCGTACTAGCACCAACCACGATTGAAACCGTCGTTCGTTTAGCGAGCTTTGAAGATTTGATTGTCTTAGCACATCGTGCTAAGTTTGAAAATATGACGAGTGATTTATATCGTATGTCTGGTGAGGGTGATGTTTATTATTTGCATCTAACATTTGACTTAGAAGAAATGACAGAAGAACAAGTCTATGATGAGTTAGGACTAGTTTTAGAGTTTGCCGCCTTAGTAACTTTGACTCCAGAAGTTTTAGAAGAGTATGGTCAATTAGTAATGGAACGTAGTGCGTTAGAACAAACTAAACACTATTTTAAAAAATAA
- a CDS encoding YjjG family noncanonical pyrimidine nucleotidase produces the protein MSEYTTILFDVDQTLLDFKQGQQNALRKMFHAQGITMTPELFEIYELKNHDLWAAFEQGLVKREQVLSERFTYIFKKCGLERDGYEMDRLFRGYLKEEAILLPGAFEVIEKLSKKYRLGIVTNGVSETQYRRLEKAELLTYFKEAIFVSEDTGFQKPMPQFFDYVFERLPGVERSETLIVGDSLSADIKGGNLAGSKTCWYNPLGVVNETKIIPTYEIKELRELLQLL, from the coding sequence ATGTCAGAATATACAACGATTTTATTTGATGTTGATCAAACATTATTAGATTTTAAACAAGGGCAACAAAATGCTTTGCGAAAAATGTTTCATGCTCAAGGGATAACGATGACCCCAGAATTGTTTGAAATATATGAACTTAAAAACCATGATCTATGGGCTGCTTTTGAACAGGGATTGGTAAAAAGAGAACAAGTTTTAAGTGAACGATTTACATATATTTTTAAAAAATGTGGCTTAGAACGAGATGGCTACGAGATGGATCGGTTATTTAGAGGTTATTTAAAGGAAGAAGCTATTTTATTACCTGGAGCATTTGAAGTAATCGAAAAACTGAGTAAAAAATATCGTCTGGGGATTGTCACAAACGGTGTTTCTGAAACACAATATCGTCGTTTAGAAAAAGCAGAACTATTAACTTATTTTAAAGAAGCGATTTTTGTTTCTGAAGATACTGGTTTTCAAAAACCGATGCCTCAATTTTTTGATTATGTGTTTGAACGTTTGCCTGGTGTAGAGCGTTCAGAAACATTGATTGTAGGAGATTCTTTAAGTGCAGATATTAAAGGTGGTAACTTGGCTGGTTCTAAAACATGTTGGTACAATCCCTTGGGAGTAGTTAATGAGACTAAGATTATCCCGACCTATGAAATCAAAGAGTTACGTGAGTTATTACAATTATTATAA
- the nrdF gene encoding class 1b ribonucleoside-diphosphate reductase subunit beta translates to MSQTYYEAINWNSMEDMIDKSTWEKLTEQFWLDTRIPLSNDLDDWRALSELEKQTIGYVFGGLTLLDTIQSESAIEAIRPDVRTQHEEAVLNNIQFMESVHAKSYSSIFSTLNTKAEIEEIFEWTNTNEFLQKKAKMINDIYLTGTPLQKKVASVFTETFLFYSGFFAPLYYLGNNKLANVAEIIKLIIRDESVHGTYIGYKFQLGFNQLPENERTEMEDWMYNLLYELYENEEGYTDMLYGELGWAEEVKTFLRYNANKALMNLGVNALFPDTANDVNPIVMNGLSTGTSNHDFFSQVGNGYLLGSVEAMKDDDYLIGLTK, encoded by the coding sequence ATGAGTCAAACGTATTATGAAGCAATTAACTGGAACAGCATGGAAGATATGATTGATAAATCAACTTGGGAAAAGTTAACGGAGCAATTTTGGCTTGATACCCGTATTCCTTTATCAAACGACTTAGATGATTGGCGTGCTTTATCAGAGTTGGAAAAACAAACAATTGGTTATGTATTTGGTGGTCTTACGTTACTTGATACTATCCAATCTGAGAGTGCCATCGAAGCTATTCGCCCTGATGTGCGAACACAACATGAAGAAGCTGTTCTGAACAATATTCAGTTCATGGAATCTGTTCATGCTAAAAGTTACTCTTCAATCTTCAGTACTTTAAATACCAAAGCTGAAATTGAAGAAATTTTCGAATGGACTAATACTAATGAATTTTTACAAAAGAAAGCTAAAATGATTAATGATATTTACCTAACAGGGACACCTTTACAAAAAAAGGTAGCTAGTGTGTTTACAGAAACCTTCTTATTTTACTCAGGTTTTTTTGCGCCACTTTACTATCTAGGTAATAATAAGTTGGCCAATGTAGCAGAAATTATCAAATTAATCATTCGTGATGAATCTGTTCACGGTACCTATATTGGTTACAAATTCCAATTAGGATTTAATCAGCTACCAGAAAATGAACGGACTGAAATGGAAGATTGGATGTATAACTTATTATATGAGCTATACGAAAACGAAGAAGGCTACACTGATATGTTATATGGCGAATTAGGTTGGGCTGAAGAAGTCAAAACATTCTTACGCTACAATGCTAATAAAGCCCTAATGAACTTAGGAGTCAATGCTTTATTCCCTGATACTGCCAATGACGTCAATCCGATTGTAATGAATGGTCTCTCAACGGGGACAAGCAATCATGATTTCTTCTCACAAGTCGGTAATGGTTATTTACTAGGTAGTGTAGAAGCTATGAAGGACGATGATTACCTAATTGGTCTGACTAAATAA
- the nrdE gene encoding class 1b ribonucleoside-diphosphate reductase subunit alpha — protein sequence MSLKKLTDVSYFELNNEINRPVDGQIPLHKDKEALVAFFKENVEPNTMTFSTTEEKINYLIDHDFIETAFIKKYSMSFIDDLYAFLKEQHFQFKSFMAAYKFYSQYALKNNEGTMYLERYEDRVAFNALYFANGDEQLAMNIADEMIHQRYQPATPSFLNAGRKRRGELVSCFLLQVTDDMNSIGRSINSALQLSRIGGGVGISLNNLREAGAPIKGYEGAASGVVPVMKLFEDSFSYSNQLGQRQGAGVVYLNVFHPDIEMFLSTKKENADEKIRVKTLSLGLNVPDKFYELARNNEDMYLFSPYSVEKEYGIPFSYLDITKEYDNLVANPNIRKAKIKARDLENEISKLQQESGYPYIINIDEANRQNPVDGKIIMSNLCSEILQVQTPSIINNKQEYDVLGTDISCNLGSTNIPNLMASTNFGQSVRTMTRALTYITDASSIDVVPSIKNGNDLNHTIGLGAMGLHSYFAKNQMEYGSPESIDFTNIYFMLLNYWTLVESNQIAKERQQRFYNFEKSTYADGSYFDKYIEANHQPQFDKIKALFADIFIPTAEDWKQLSQDVQRDGLYHQNRLAVAPNGSISYINDTSASIHPITRLIEERQEKKIGKIYYPAPYLSNETLPYYTSAYDMDMRKVIDVYATAQQHIDQGMSLTLFMRSDIPEGLYEWKTDTTKQTTRDLNILRHYAFHKGVKSIYYIRTFTDDEEEIGSNSCESCVI from the coding sequence GTGAGTTTAAAAAAATTAACTGATGTTAGCTATTTCGAGCTAAACAATGAAATTAACCGCCCAGTTGATGGCCAAATTCCTTTGCACAAAGATAAAGAAGCACTCGTTGCCTTCTTTAAAGAAAATGTCGAACCTAATACGATGACATTTTCAACAACTGAGGAAAAAATCAACTACTTAATCGATCATGATTTTATTGAGACAGCGTTCATTAAAAAGTATTCAATGTCATTTATTGATGACTTATATGCCTTCTTAAAAGAGCAACATTTTCAATTTAAATCGTTTATGGCAGCCTATAAGTTTTATTCACAGTATGCCTTAAAAAATAATGAAGGCACAATGTATCTTGAGCGTTATGAAGATCGTGTCGCTTTCAACGCACTTTATTTTGCCAATGGTGACGAGCAATTAGCCATGAATATTGCCGATGAAATGATTCATCAACGTTATCAACCGGCGACTCCTTCTTTCTTAAATGCTGGACGTAAACGTCGCGGCGAATTAGTTTCTTGTTTCTTACTACAAGTAACAGATGATATGAATAGTATTGGGCGTTCCATCAACAGCGCTTTGCAATTATCACGGATTGGTGGCGGAGTTGGAATTTCATTAAATAACTTACGTGAAGCTGGCGCACCTATTAAAGGCTATGAAGGGGCTGCTAGTGGCGTTGTTCCCGTTATGAAATTATTTGAAGATAGCTTTAGCTACAGTAATCAATTAGGTCAACGTCAAGGTGCAGGGGTTGTTTACTTAAACGTCTTTCATCCTGATATTGAAATGTTCTTATCTACTAAAAAAGAAAATGCCGATGAAAAAATTCGGGTTAAAACCTTATCTTTAGGATTAAATGTCCCAGATAAGTTTTATGAATTAGCACGTAACAATGAAGACATGTATTTATTTAGTCCTTATAGTGTTGAAAAAGAATATGGTATCCCCTTCTCTTATCTAGATATTACAAAAGAGTATGACAATTTAGTGGCTAACCCTAATATTCGTAAAGCTAAAATCAAAGCCCGTGACTTAGAAAATGAAATTAGTAAATTACAACAAGAATCAGGTTACCCTTATATTATCAATATTGATGAAGCTAATCGTCAAAATCCAGTCGACGGTAAGATTATTATGAGTAACTTATGTTCTGAAATTTTACAAGTTCAGACACCTTCTATTATTAATAATAAACAAGAATACGATGTTTTAGGGACAGATATCAGCTGTAATCTAGGCTCTACTAATATTCCTAACTTAATGGCGAGTACTAACTTTGGTCAATCCGTCCGTACTATGACACGTGCCCTAACTTATATTACCGACGCCTCAAGTATTGACGTTGTTCCATCAATCAAAAATGGCAATGACTTAAATCACACAATCGGTTTAGGCGCTATGGGGCTCCATTCTTATTTTGCTAAAAATCAAATGGAATATGGCTCTCCTGAATCAATCGATTTTACTAATATTTATTTTATGTTACTAAACTACTGGACATTAGTTGAAAGCAATCAAATTGCTAAAGAGCGTCAACAACGTTTCTATAATTTTGAAAAATCAACCTATGCTGATGGTTCATACTTTGACAAATATATTGAAGCCAACCACCAACCACAGTTTGATAAAATAAAAGCCCTCTTCGCTGATATCTTTATTCCAACAGCCGAAGATTGGAAACAATTAAGCCAAGACGTTCAACGTGATGGGTTATACCACCAAAATCGTTTAGCAGTTGCACCAAATGGCTCAATTTCTTATATTAATGACACGAGTGCTAGTATTCATCCGATTACACGTCTTATTGAAGAACGTCAAGAGAAAAAAATCGGAAAAATCTATTACCCTGCTCCTTACTTAAGTAACGAGACATTACCTTACTATACTTCAGCTTATGATATGGATATGCGCAAAGTTATTGATGTCTATGCAACCGCTCAACAGCACATTGATCAAGGTATGAGCTTGACTTTATTTATGCGTTCAGATATTCCAGAAGGCCTTTACGAATGGAAGACAGACACAACCAAACAAACCACACGTGATTTGAATATCTTACGTCACTATGCCTTCCACAAAGGGGTTAAATCAATTTATTATATTCGTACCTTCACAGATGATGAAGAAGAAATTGGCAGTAATTCATGTGAAAGCTGTGTAATTTAA
- the nrdH gene encoding glutaredoxin-like protein NrdH, which yields MTNITLYTKDNCPQCKMTKRFLSDKNVSYNEVNIDTEPQYVEWLKENGYRSVPVVTANEDISIVGFRPDQLRSLAV from the coding sequence ATGACAAACATTACATTATACACAAAAGATAACTGCCCTCAATGCAAGATGACTAAACGTTTCTTAAGCGATAAGAACGTTTCATATAATGAAGTAAACATTGATACTGAACCACAATATGTAGAGTGGTTAAAAGAAAATGGCTACCGTAGCGTACCCGTTGTCACAGCAAATGAAGACATCTCAATCGTTGGCTTCAGACCAGATCAATTACGTTCTTTAGCTGTTTAA
- a CDS encoding ferrous iron transport protein A, whose amino-acid sequence MIRLIEGNQGKQYFVLEIINQTVSNRHLANLGLISGTPIRIVSKNKHGDYIILLRDTRLAMSEQVVSQIMVSDERVGEKTTWSLSEAQVETQVKVTQIVGDKKIRRRLMDMGLTKGTPLYLRKVAPLGDPLEISVRGYELTLRKTEAEFIIVEEF is encoded by the coding sequence GTGATTAGATTAATAGAGGGCAATCAAGGAAAACAATATTTTGTACTTGAAATTATAAATCAGACTGTTTCTAATCGTCATTTGGCCAATTTAGGATTAATTAGTGGGACACCAATTAGAATTGTCTCAAAAAATAAACATGGCGATTATATTATTTTATTAAGAGACACACGTCTTGCGATGAGTGAGCAGGTGGTTAGTCAAATTATGGTGAGTGACGAACGTGTAGGTGAAAAGACAACATGGTCATTGTCTGAGGCTCAAGTTGAGACGCAAGTAAAAGTAACACAAATTGTTGGAGATAAAAAAATCCGTCGCCGCTTGATGGATATGGGGTTAACGAAAGGAACCCCGCTGTATTTAAGAAAAGTAGCCCCATTGGGCGATCCACTTGAAATTAGTGTGAGAGGTTACGAATTAACTTTAAGAAAAACAGAAGCAGAATTTATCATAGTAGAGGAGTTCTAA
- the feoB gene encoding ferrous iron transport protein B codes for MNKLSLALVGNPNSGKTSLFNALTGSSQSVGNWPGVTVERKEGYYKQADHIMIQDLPGIYSLSPYTPEEVVARNYLVEGQPEAIINIVDGSNLERNLYLTLQLLDLGLPLVVGVNMLDVVKKQEKEINLSKLSYGLGTDVVGMSVVKGQGVSEIVAKSLTAIESNNTSQRIGIQYDERLEVALLEIIGILHKATFQTEPTKKISENKYRWYSLKLFERDEAVCQTLVLSQADWKEIEEIITITEKIFGDDSESIVINERYQFITKLVELCVVNNKEFKLTVSDKIDQVVTNRFLALPIFAGLMWFVYYLSIQTIGTAGTDWLNDQLFGVLVPNYLAAGLNYLEVAEWLQRLILEGIVAGVGAVIGFLPQIMVLFLCLSFLEDCGYMSRLAFVMDRLFRKFGLSGKSFIPMLIATGCGVPGIMASRTIENEKDRKITIMVTTFMPCSAKLPIIALIAGALFPASSWVAPSAYFIGVLAIVFSGIMLKKTRGFRGDVAPFIMELPAYHWPQFQGVWQQTWHRSKAFVKKAGTLIFVSSILIWFSSNVNWQLHFVSEDQSILASLGSVLAYLFVPLGWGDWRSAVATITGLVAKENVVGTFGVLFGAGRDVSEAGQEIWPALQVIYTPVSGYSFLVFNLLCAPCFAAIGAIHREMSDYKWTLIAVLFQCGLAYAISFIIYQGGRILIEGQGITWLSIVAVGVLGSLIYSVMRPTKAEVVTLEDI; via the coding sequence ATGAATAAACTATCGCTTGCTTTGGTGGGGAATCCGAATAGTGGTAAAACTAGCTTATTCAATGCCTTAACAGGCTCGAGTCAATCAGTGGGAAATTGGCCAGGTGTAACGGTTGAACGTAAAGAAGGTTACTATAAACAAGCTGATCACATCATGATTCAAGATTTACCTGGTATTTACTCCCTATCTCCTTACACACCAGAAGAAGTTGTTGCTCGTAATTATTTGGTGGAAGGACAGCCAGAAGCAATTATTAATATTGTAGATGGGAGTAATTTGGAGCGTAATCTCTATTTAACGCTACAGCTATTGGACCTTGGCTTACCTCTCGTAGTGGGAGTCAATATGTTAGATGTGGTAAAAAAACAAGAAAAAGAAATAAATCTAAGTAAGTTATCTTATGGCTTAGGGACAGATGTTGTCGGGATGAGTGTTGTTAAAGGTCAAGGGGTATCTGAAATAGTTGCTAAAAGTTTAACGGCAATTGAGTCAAATAATACTTCTCAAAGGATCGGTATCCAGTATGATGAGCGCTTAGAGGTTGCACTCTTAGAAATAATCGGAATTTTGCATAAGGCAACTTTTCAAACAGAACCTACGAAAAAAATAAGCGAGAATAAGTACCGATGGTACAGCCTTAAATTGTTTGAACGAGATGAGGCTGTCTGCCAGACCTTAGTACTTTCGCAAGCTGATTGGAAAGAGATTGAAGAGATTATCACGATTACGGAAAAAATATTTGGTGATGATAGCGAAAGTATTGTGATTAATGAACGCTATCAATTTATTACCAAATTAGTTGAGTTATGTGTTGTGAATAATAAAGAATTTAAGTTGACAGTGAGTGATAAGATTGATCAAGTCGTGACCAATCGATTTCTAGCTTTACCCATTTTTGCAGGTCTCATGTGGTTTGTTTACTATTTGTCGATTCAAACCATTGGCACAGCTGGCACTGATTGGCTAAACGATCAGCTGTTTGGTGTATTAGTTCCAAATTATTTAGCAGCAGGCTTAAATTATTTGGAAGTAGCTGAATGGTTGCAACGGTTAATTTTAGAAGGGATTGTAGCTGGAGTAGGTGCAGTAATTGGTTTTTTACCTCAAATTATGGTGCTATTTCTCTGTCTTTCTTTTTTAGAAGATTGTGGTTACATGTCGCGGCTAGCCTTTGTTATGGATCGTTTATTTAGAAAATTTGGGTTATCGGGTAAGTCGTTTATTCCAATGTTGATTGCTACAGGATGTGGCGTACCTGGTATTATGGCAAGTCGTACCATTGAAAATGAAAAAGATCGTAAAATCACTATTATGGTTACCACATTTATGCCATGTTCTGCTAAGCTACCAATTATAGCCTTGATTGCAGGGGCACTATTTCCAGCTAGCTCATGGGTCGCGCCTTCGGCTTATTTTATCGGTGTGTTAGCGATTGTTTTTTCAGGTATTATGTTAAAGAAAACGCGAGGGTTTAGGGGTGACGTTGCCCCTTTTATTATGGAATTACCAGCCTATCATTGGCCACAATTTCAAGGAGTTTGGCAACAAACTTGGCATCGAAGTAAAGCGTTTGTCAAAAAAGCCGGCACGCTTATCTTTGTTTCGAGTATCCTTATTTGGTTTAGTTCTAATGTAAACTGGCAGTTACATTTTGTCTCAGAAGATCAAAGTATTTTGGCTAGTTTAGGAAGTGTCTTAGCTTACTTATTTGTTCCTCTAGGGTGGGGGGATTGGCGGAGTGCTGTAGCGACCATTACTGGACTTGTAGCAAAAGAAAATGTAGTTGGAACTTTTGGCGTCTTGTTTGGTGCCGGTCGTGATGTATCTGAGGCAGGTCAAGAAATTTGGCCGGCTTTGCAAGTTATTTATACTCCAGTCTCAGGTTATTCCTTCTTGGTTTTTAACCTGTTATGTGCGCCATGTTTTGCAGCTATCGGAGCCATTCATCGCGAAATGTCGGATTATAAATGGACGCTTATTGCTGTTTTATTTCAGTGTGGCTTAGCGTACGCTATTAGTTTTATTATTTACCAAGGCGGTCGCATACTGATAGAAGGACAAGGAATAACTTGGTTAAGTATAGTAGCAGTCGGTGTTTTAGGTAGTTTAATCTATAGTGTGATGAGACCGACTAAGGCTGAGGTGGTTACGTTAGAGGATATTTAA
- a CDS encoding FeoB-associated Cys-rich membrane protein gives MATIVLSVIIFGTAGYIIYRSLFLKKGSCECDACDCPAKSGRSKK, from the coding sequence ATAGCAACAATTGTGCTAAGTGTCATCATTTTTGGTACGGCAGGATATATAATATATCGCTCACTTTTTTTGAAAAAAGGGTCGTGTGAGTGTGATGCTTGTGATTGTCCAGCGAAATCTGGACGTTCAAAAAAATAA
- a CDS encoding class I SAM-dependent methyltransferase, which translates to MFKNYGPLCAAVYELTKPIGSELNGDITYYLERLEGRHGPILEAGVGTGRMLIPLLEEGFQVDGVDLSADMLEKCSQACHQRHLTANLIQADLATMALGNCYDTIIMPTASFSLLPSEETAYQVLTNFFDHLVPKGRLIIDLDLPFYPEIGEVSTTTYSIDKKTGITLEQKTLAIDWFHQHIVTYLKYEKWTEGSLIATELQDMTMRWYGLSEFKLMLEKVGFESITLSADYDYLAPP; encoded by the coding sequence ATGTTTAAAAATTATGGTCCCCTCTGTGCCGCCGTTTATGAGCTGACAAAGCCTATTGGCAGTGAGCTAAATGGAGATATTACTTATTACTTAGAACGCTTAGAAGGCCGTCATGGTCCCATATTAGAGGCGGGTGTAGGGACTGGTCGGATGCTAATTCCTTTATTGGAAGAAGGCTTTCAAGTAGATGGCGTCGATCTATCAGCTGATATGTTAGAAAAATGTTCTCAAGCCTGTCATCAACGTCACTTGACCGCAAATTTAATTCAAGCAGACCTTGCCACTATGGCTTTAGGCAACTGTTATGACACAATCATTATGCCCACTGCCTCTTTTTCTTTACTTCCTTCTGAAGAAACGGCGTATCAAGTTTTAACAAACTTTTTTGACCATCTCGTACCAAAAGGACGATTAATTATCGATTTAGATCTACCTTTTTATCCAGAGATAGGTGAAGTCTCTACGACTACTTACTCTATAGATAAAAAAACCGGCATTACGTTAGAACAAAAAACACTTGCAATTGATTGGTTCCACCAACACATTGTAACCTACTTAAAATATGAAAAATGGACAGAAGGTTCTTTAATCGCAACTGAGCTACAAGATATGACAATGAGGTGGTATGGGTTAAGCGAATTTAAACTAATGTTAGAAAAAGTTGGATTTGAAAGTATTACACTCTCAGCAGATTATGACTATCTAGCCCCCCCCTAG